The Sphaeramia orbicularis chromosome 16, fSphaOr1.1, whole genome shotgun sequence genome window below encodes:
- the LOC115434937 gene encoding thioredoxin-interacting protein-like: MVLSSVQKLKLFAVRLSDPSRSFYSSGDKLSGSVQLEADQPCRLSRLCVTAAGCARVQHRKKNRSHEVEYLKYEEELRLEEQLEADSDGCFLLPAGKVFSFQFGFELPPPGRLVSSYKGKFGSVRYYIRALLQRPSQQVLQCEREFEVEEPLDINQPDLLAPAAASKHKKVTCMFIPDGQVSISAQIERKGFCEGEDISINAKFENTCSRIVVPKAAIIAKHSYVADGHSKVLQQKLSAVRGNHIISGMCDMWQGKTIRVPKLKPTLLGCDLIKVDYALMIYLHIPGSEKLILELPLVIGTVPFSGVGSRTSSMSSQVGSQSSWASFPSFSSFPSAPPSYSNIHRDLRVDGPRTPLLNDYDGDEEEEDGLFMTAPPMHYPSTSPPAYSQVDRESPALPVF; the protein is encoded by the exons ATGGTCCTGTCCTCGGTTCAGAAGCTGAAGCTGTTCGCAGTGCGGCTGTCGGACCCCAGCCGCTCCTTCTACAGTTCCGGAGACAAACTGTCCGGCTCCGTGCAGCTGGAGGCGGATCAGCCCTGCAGACTCAGCCGCCTCTGCGTCACCGCCGCCGGATGCGCCCGAGTCCAGCACCGCAAGAAGAACCGGAGCCATGAGGTGGAGTATCTGAAGTATGAGGAGGAGCTGCGGctggaggagcagctggaggcag ACTCAGATGGCTGCTTCCTCCTTCCTGCCGGTAAAGTCTTCTCCTTCCAGTTCGGCTTTGAGTTGCCTCCCCCAGG CCGCCTGGTGTCATCCTATAAGGGGAAGTTCGGCAGCGTTCGTTACTACATCCGGGCGCTGTTACAGAGGCCGTCCCAGCAGGTTTTGCAGTGTGAAAGGGAGTTTGAGGTGGAGGAACCACTGGACATCAACCAGCCTGACCTGTTG GCTCCAGCTGCAGCGTCCAAACATAAGAAGGTTACCTGTATGTTCATCCCAGACGGTCAGGTGTCCATCAGCGCTCAGATTGAGAGGAAAGGTTTCTGTGAGGGAGAGGACATCAGCATCAATGCAAAGTTCGAGAACACCTGTTCCCGCATCGTTGTCCCCAAAGCTGCCATCATCGCCAAACATTCCTATGTCGCCGATGGACACTCCAAG GTTTTGCAGCAGAAACTGTCCGCGGTGCGTGGAAACCACATCATCTCGGGGATGTGTGACATGTGGCAGGGAAAAACCATCCGCGTCCCCAAACTGAAGCCGACTCTGCTGGGCTGCGACCTCATCAAGGTGGACTACGCCCTCATG ATCTATCTCCACATTCCTGGCAGTGAGAAGCTGATCCTGGAGCTGCCGTTGGTCATCGGGACTGTCCCGTTCAGTGGCGTCGGCAGCCGGACGAGCAGCATGAGCAGCCAGGTTGGATCCCAGAGCAGCTGGGCCTCGTTCCCCTCCTTCTCGTCCTTCCCCTCAGCCCCGCCCAGCTACAGCAACATCCACCGGGACCTCCGCGTGGATGGACCACGAACACCACTGCTCAACGACTACGACGgcgatgaggaagaggaggatgggcTGTTTATGACTGCACCTCCCATGCACTACCCCTCTACCTCTCCCCCTGCCTACAGCCAG GTTGATCGGGAATCTCCAGCTCTTCCAGTATTCTGA